One Leptolyngbyaceae cyanobacterium DNA window includes the following coding sequences:
- the bioF gene encoding 8-amino-7-oxononanoate synthase codes for MSENPYDWLEGSLASIRRADWYRSVQAIESMPGAVVQLKGKPVINFASNDYLGLAGDERLIQAAIDATKKFGTGSTGSRLLSGHRELHRELEFAIASLKQTEDALVFSSGYLANLGAIASLVGKRDLILSDRYNHSSLKNGAILSGATIIDYNHCDLEDLQNQLHQHRSKYRRCLIITDSVFSMDGDLCPLPNLLDLAEKYSCMVLVDEAHGTGVLGETGAGCVEHFHCTGRPLIQMGTLSKALGSLGGYVAGSANLIDFLRNRAPSWIYTTALTPSDTAAALEAINIVKQEPERRAKLWQNVDYLKLSIAQNLPDLQLLPSQTPILCLQMENAQTAIKFGHHLKLLGIFAPAIRPPTVPTSRIRISVMATHELEHIQQLIEALKNYSSNRNS; via the coding sequence ATGAGCGAGAATCCTTACGATTGGCTAGAGGGATCTCTGGCTAGCATTCGTCGTGCAGACTGGTATCGTTCGGTGCAAGCGATCGAAAGTATGCCGGGAGCAGTGGTACAACTAAAAGGAAAACCTGTCATCAATTTTGCCAGTAACGATTACTTGGGATTGGCGGGAGATGAACGGCTGATTCAAGCTGCCATTGATGCTACCAAAAAATTTGGTACAGGTAGCACTGGCTCTCGATTATTGAGCGGACATCGGGAGCTGCATCGAGAATTGGAATTTGCGATCGCATCTCTCAAACAAACCGAAGATGCCCTAGTTTTTAGTTCTGGATATCTAGCTAACTTGGGCGCGATCGCATCTTTAGTAGGAAAAAGAGATTTAATTTTATCCGATCGATACAATCATTCCAGCCTCAAAAACGGTGCTATTCTTAGCGGCGCCACCATCATCGACTACAACCACTGCGACTTGGAGGATTTGCAAAATCAACTCCATCAACATCGATCGAAATACCGCCGCTGCTTAATCATCACCGACAGCGTTTTTAGCATGGATGGTGACTTGTGCCCCTTACCAAACTTATTAGATTTAGCTGAAAAATACAGTTGCATGGTGTTAGTTGATGAAGCGCACGGCACGGGGGTTTTAGGTGAAACTGGTGCTGGTTGCGTCGAACATTTCCACTGTACGGGACGCCCGTTAATTCAAATGGGTACTCTCAGCAAAGCTTTAGGCAGCTTGGGCGGATATGTAGCAGGTTCAGCTAACTTAATTGATTTTTTGCGTAACCGCGCCCCCAGTTGGATTTATACCACTGCTCTTACTCCAAGCGATACAGCCGCCGCCTTAGAAGCAATTAATATAGTGAAACAAGAACCAGAACGGCGGGCAAAATTGTGGCAAAACGTTGATTATTTAAAATTGTCGATCGCACAAAATTTACCCGATCTACAATTACTACCTTCCCAGACTCCAATCCTTTGCTTGCAAATGGAAAATGCCCAAACAGCTATCAAATTTGGGCATCATTTAAAATTATTAGGGATTTTTGCACCCGCTATTCGTCCTCCTACCGTGCCTACCAGTCGTATTCG